A single window of Pristis pectinata isolate sPriPec2 chromosome 8, sPriPec2.1.pri, whole genome shotgun sequence DNA harbors:
- the LOC127573879 gene encoding T-cell-specific guanine nucleotide triphosphate-binding protein 2-like isoform X2, protein MNTMAPSVLSNYFSNGKVGSLQSMHNKGDVVSVILDIKQRAEDLADVQVNIAVLGDVGSGKSTFINAMRGLRSDDPGAAPSGNDEPSTVPTKYRYPSLPNVHLWDLPGLNSFGFELNRYLKQVQFESYDFYIIVSQSRFRESDGELSKKIQEQQKGFYYIRSKIDNDAYSMQMQGIGFNEGQMQIHRDCVKNFRSVGVKPPAIFLISGLDVEEYDLPKLKSTLASDLQSIKSNVFSVRVKKMMREIQVTSGYMRMLMLKVWLWSLISGALGALREPGLPLLTVIGCTVAGWIHVRRQVSISDQELRRLSNRVGRPLRLLQNAMQHRSSAIVKTLLGAFVVGCTIAGFTDRFSPVLLSGCGLMSSSVFTFRVLKGLVDYRLQSEQNLASSTVQRDSGDLL, encoded by the exons AT gaataCAATGGCCCCGTCTGTCCTGTCCAACTACTTCAGCAATGGGAAGGTGGGAAGTCTTCAGTCCATGCACAATAAAGGTGATGTAGTATCGGTGATTCTTGACATaaagcagagggctgaggatttAGCCGACGTGCAGGTTAACATTGCAGTGCTGGGCGATGTGGGCTCCGGGaaatctaccttcatcaacgcgATGAGGGGTCTTCGGAGTGACGACCCCGGAGCTGCTCCATCTGGGAACGATGAACCCAGCACGGTGCCAACCAAATATCGCTATCCATCTCTGCCCAATGTTCATCTCTGGGATCTCCCTGGATTAAACTCCTTTGGTTTTGAACTGAATCGTTACCTGAAGCAAGTGCAGTTTGAAAGCTATGACTTTTACATCATCGTGTCCCAGTCGCGATTCAGAGAGTCCGATGGCGAACTCTCCAAAAAGATTCAAGAACAGCAGAAAGGGTTCTACTACATCCGGTCCAAAATCGACAATGACGCCTATTCCATGCAGATGCAAGGCATTGGCTTTAATGAAGGGCAGATGCAAATCCACCGGGATTGTGTCAAAAACTTCCGAAGTGTCGGAGTTAAACCGCCAGCCATTTTCCTGATCTCCGGTTTGGATGTGGAAGAATATGATCTTCCGAAATTAAAGTCTACCCTTGCCAGTGATCTCCAGAGCATAAAATCAAATGTATTCTCGGTCAGGGTCAAAAAGATGATGCGGGAAATTCAAGTTACTTCAGGCTACATGCGGATGCTGATGTTGAAAGTCTGGTTGTGGTCCCTCATCTCTGGGGCACTGGGTGCACTTCGTGAGCCGGGCTTGCCTCTCCTCACTGTAATTGGCTGCACTGTTGCCGGGTGGATTCACGTCCGGAGACAGGTGAGCATCAGTGACCAGGAGCTGCGCAGGTTGTCCAACAGAGTCGGCAGACCCCTCCGGCTTCTGCAAAACGCAATGCAGCATCGATCTTCAGCAATTGTCAAGACACTGCTGGGGGCCTTCGTTGTGGGCTGTACAATAGCTGGGTTCACAGACCGCTTCTCCCCAGTGTTACTCTCTGGCTGTGGGCTAATGTCCTCCTCCGTGTTTACCTTCCGGGTTCTGAAGGGTTTAGTGGATTACCGGTTGCAATCTGAACAAAACCTCGCCAGCAGCACAGTTCAGCGAGACAGCGGTGACCTCCTTTAG
- the LOC127573879 gene encoding T-cell-specific guanine nucleotide triphosphate-binding protein 2-like isoform X3 yields the protein MAPSVLSNYFSNGKVGSLQSMHNKGDVVSVILDIKQRAEDLADVQVNIAVLGDVGSGKSTFINAMRGLRSDDPGAAPSGNDEPSTVPTKYRYPSLPNVHLWDLPGLNSFGFELNRYLKQVQFESYDFYIIVSQSRFRESDGELSKKIQEQQKGFYYIRSKIDNDAYSMQMQGIGFNEGQMQIHRDCVKNFRSVGVKPPAIFLISGLDVEEYDLPKLKSTLASDLQSIKSNVFSVRVKKMMREIQVTSGYMRMLMLKVWLWSLISGALGALREPGLPLLTVIGCTVAGWIHVRRQVSISDQELRRLSNRVGRPLRLLQNAMQHRSSAIVKTLLGAFVVGCTIAGFTDRFSPVLLSGCGLMSSSVFTFRVLKGLVDYRLQSEQNLASSTVQRDSGDLL from the coding sequence ATGGCCCCGTCTGTCCTGTCCAACTACTTCAGCAATGGGAAGGTGGGAAGTCTTCAGTCCATGCACAATAAAGGTGATGTAGTATCGGTGATTCTTGACATaaagcagagggctgaggatttAGCCGACGTGCAGGTTAACATTGCAGTGCTGGGCGATGTGGGCTCCGGGaaatctaccttcatcaacgcgATGAGGGGTCTTCGGAGTGACGACCCCGGAGCTGCTCCATCTGGGAACGATGAACCCAGCACGGTGCCAACCAAATATCGCTATCCATCTCTGCCCAATGTTCATCTCTGGGATCTCCCTGGATTAAACTCCTTTGGTTTTGAACTGAATCGTTACCTGAAGCAAGTGCAGTTTGAAAGCTATGACTTTTACATCATCGTGTCCCAGTCGCGATTCAGAGAGTCCGATGGCGAACTCTCCAAAAAGATTCAAGAACAGCAGAAAGGGTTCTACTACATCCGGTCCAAAATCGACAATGACGCCTATTCCATGCAGATGCAAGGCATTGGCTTTAATGAAGGGCAGATGCAAATCCACCGGGATTGTGTCAAAAACTTCCGAAGTGTCGGAGTTAAACCGCCAGCCATTTTCCTGATCTCCGGTTTGGATGTGGAAGAATATGATCTTCCGAAATTAAAGTCTACCCTTGCCAGTGATCTCCAGAGCATAAAATCAAATGTATTCTCGGTCAGGGTCAAAAAGATGATGCGGGAAATTCAAGTTACTTCAGGCTACATGCGGATGCTGATGTTGAAAGTCTGGTTGTGGTCCCTCATCTCTGGGGCACTGGGTGCACTTCGTGAGCCGGGCTTGCCTCTCCTCACTGTAATTGGCTGCACTGTTGCCGGGTGGATTCACGTCCGGAGACAGGTGAGCATCAGTGACCAGGAGCTGCGCAGGTTGTCCAACAGAGTCGGCAGACCCCTCCGGCTTCTGCAAAACGCAATGCAGCATCGATCTTCAGCAATTGTCAAGACACTGCTGGGGGCCTTCGTTGTGGGCTGTACAATAGCTGGGTTCACAGACCGCTTCTCCCCAGTGTTACTCTCTGGCTGTGGGCTAATGTCCTCCTCCGTGTTTACCTTCCGGGTTCTGAAGGGTTTAGTGGATTACCGGTTGCAATCTGAACAAAACCTCGCCAGCAGCACAGTTCAGCGAGACAGCGGTGACCTCCTTTAG
- the LOC127573879 gene encoding interferon-inducible GTPase 5-like isoform X4 codes for MVPSVLSKYFSNEEVRRLQSMYSRGDVVPVIFEIKQRAEDLADVQVNIAVLGDVGSGKSTFINAMRGLRSDDPGAAPSGNDEPSTVPTKYRYPSLPNVHLWDLPGLNSFGFELNRYLKQVQFESYDFYIIVSQSRFRESDGELSKKIQEQQKGFYYIRSKIDNDAYSMQMQGIGFNEGQMQIHRDCVKNFRSVGVKPPAIFLISGLDVEEYDLPKLKSTLASDLQSIKSNVFSVRVKKMMREIQVTSGYMRMLMLKVWLWSLISGALGALREPGLPLLTVIGCTVAGWIHVRRQVSISDQELRRLSNRVGRPLRLLQNAMQHRSSAIVKTLLGAFVVGCTIAGFTDRFSPVLLSGCGLMSSSVFTFRVLKGLVDYRLQSEQNLASSTVQRDSGDLL; via the coding sequence ggctgaggatttAGCCGACGTGCAGGTTAACATTGCAGTGCTGGGCGATGTGGGCTCCGGGaaatctaccttcatcaacgcgATGAGGGGTCTTCGGAGTGACGACCCCGGAGCTGCTCCATCTGGGAACGATGAACCCAGCACGGTGCCAACCAAATATCGCTATCCATCTCTGCCCAATGTTCATCTCTGGGATCTCCCTGGATTAAACTCCTTTGGTTTTGAACTGAATCGTTACCTGAAGCAAGTGCAGTTTGAAAGCTATGACTTTTACATCATCGTGTCCCAGTCGCGATTCAGAGAGTCCGATGGCGAACTCTCCAAAAAGATTCAAGAACAGCAGAAAGGGTTCTACTACATCCGGTCCAAAATCGACAATGACGCCTATTCCATGCAGATGCAAGGCATTGGCTTTAATGAAGGGCAGATGCAAATCCACCGGGATTGTGTCAAAAACTTCCGAAGTGTCGGAGTTAAACCGCCAGCCATTTTCCTGATCTCCGGTTTGGATGTGGAAGAATATGATCTTCCGAAATTAAAGTCTACCCTTGCCAGTGATCTCCAGAGCATAAAATCAAATGTATTCTCGGTCAGGGTCAAAAAGATGATGCGGGAAATTCAAGTTACTTCAGGCTACATGCGGATGCTGATGTTGAAAGTCTGGTTGTGGTCCCTCATCTCTGGGGCACTGGGTGCACTTCGTGAGCCGGGCTTGCCTCTCCTCACTGTAATTGGCTGCACTGTTGCCGGGTGGATTCACGTCCGGAGACAGGTGAGCATCAGTGACCAGGAGCTGCGCAGGTTGTCCAACAGAGTCGGCAGACCCCTCCGGCTTCTGCAAAACGCAATGCAGCATCGATCTTCAGCAATTGTCAAGACACTGCTGGGGGCCTTCGTTGTGGGCTGTACAATAGCTGGGTTCACAGACCGCTTCTCCCCAGTGTTACTCTCTGGCTGTGGGCTAATGTCCTCCTCCGTGTTTACCTTCCGGGTTCTGAAGGGTTTAGTGGATTACCGGTTGCAATCTGAACAAAACCTCGCCAGCAGCACAGTTCAGCGAGACAGCGGTGACCTCCTTTAG